In one Nicotiana sylvestris chromosome 8, ASM39365v2, whole genome shotgun sequence genomic region, the following are encoded:
- the LOC138874856 gene encoding uncharacterized protein, with translation MAEELKKLTSRIYGVEGCKGIERLNYENLCIEPDVELPEGYKPPKFEIFDGTGDPKVHLRTYYDKLMGVGKDERICMKLFMRSLTGDSLSWYISQTPKKWVNWVSVASDFMDLFRFNTENAPDAFYIQNLKNKSTKTFREYATRWRSEATKVRPALEEEQMNKFFVRYQDPQHYSRLIIIENHKFYEIIKLGEMIK, from the coding sequence ATGGCGGAAGAGCTCAAGAAGCTCACAAGCCGAATCTACGGTGTCGAAGGATGCAAAGGTATTGAACGTTTGAATTATGAAAATCTGTGTATTGAGCCAGACGTAGAATtaccagagggttacaaacctcctaagttcgagatttTTGACGGAACAGGGGACCCGAAGGTACATTTGAGGACGTACTATGACAAGCTCATGGGAGTTGGGAAAGATGAAAGAAtttgcatgaagctgttcatgaggagtctcaCTGGAGACTccctatcttggtacatcagtcaaACTCCCAAGAAATGGGTTAATTGGGTAAGCGTGGCATCAGACTTCATGGACCTGTTCAGGTTTAATACCGAGAATGCACCGGACGCCTTCTATATACAGAACCTCAAGAATAAATCAACGAAAACTTTCCGTGaatatgctactcgatggaggtcagaagctACAAAGGTCAGACCGGCACTAGAAGAAgagcagatgaacaaattctttgttagGTACCAGGATCCACAACACTATTCAAGGTTAATcatcatcgaaaatcacaaattctacGAAATCATCAAACTTGGGGAAATGATTAAATAA